The following are encoded in a window of Mustela nigripes isolate SB6536 chromosome 1, MUSNIG.SB6536, whole genome shotgun sequence genomic DNA:
- the FZD4 gene encoding frizzled-4: MARRGAVPSVLGAPGGVDLSLRLLLLLLLLLEPARGFGDEEERRCDPIRISMCQNLGYNVTKMPNLVGHELQTDAELQLTTFTPLIQYGCSSQLQFFLCSVYVPMCTEKINIPIGPCGGMCLSVKRRCEPVLKEFGFAWPESLNCSKFPPQNDHNHMCMEGPGDEEVPLPHKTPLQPGEECHSVGTNSDQYIWVKRSLNCVLKCGYDAGLYSRSAKEFTDIWMAVWASLCFISTAFTVLTFLIDSSRFSYPERPIIFLSMCYNIYSIAYIVRLTVGRERISCDFEEAAEPVLIQEGLKNTGCAIIFLLMYFFGMASSIWWVILTLTWFLAAGLKWGHEAIEMHSSYFHIAAWAIPAVKTIVILIMRLVDADELTGLCYVGNQNLDALTGFVVAPLFTYLVIGTLFIAAGLVALFKIRSNLQKDGTKTDKLERLMVKIGVFSVLYTVPATCVIACYFYEISNWALFRYSADDSNMAVEMLKIFMSLLVGITSGMWIWSAKTLHTWQKCSNRLVNSGKVKREKRGNGWVKPGKGNETVV, encoded by the exons ATGGCCCGGCGGGGCGCAGTGCCGAGCGTCTTGGGGGCGCCCGGGGGCGTCGATCTCAGTCtgaggctgctgctgctgttgctgctgctccTGGAGCCAGCGCGGGGCTTCGGGGACGAGGAGGAGCGGCGCTGCGACCCCATCCGCATCTCCATGTGCCAGAACCTGGGCTACAACGTGACCAAGATGCCCAACCTGGTGGGGCACGAGCTGCAGACAGACGCGGAGCTGCAGCTGACAACTTTCACGCCGCTCATCCAGTACGGCTGCTCCAGCCAGCTGCAG TTCTTCCTTTGTTCGGTTTACGTGCCAATGTGCACAGAGAAGATCAACATCCCCATCGGCCCGTGTGGCGGCATGTGTCTTTCGGTCAAGAGGCGCTGTGAACCCGTCCTGAAGGAATTTGGCTTTGCCTGGCCCGAGAGCCTGAACTGCAGCAAATTCCCACCCCAGAATGACCACAACCACATGTGCATGGAAGGGCCGGGTGATGAGGAGGTGCCTTTACCTCACAAAACCCCCCTCCAGCCTGGGGAAGAGTGCCACTCCGTAGGCACCAACTCGGATCAGTACATCTGGGTGAAAAGGAGCCTGAACTGTGTTCTCAAGTGTGGCTATGATGCTGGCTTGTACAGCCGCTCGGCCAAGGAGTTCACGGATATCTGGATGGCCGTGTGGGCCAGCCTGTGCTTCATCTCCACCGCATTCACTGTGCTCACCTTCCTGATCGATTCCTCCAGGTTCTCCTACCCTGAGCGCCCCATCATATTTCTCAGTATGTGCTATAATATTTATAGCATTGCTTATATTGTCAGGCTGACCGTAGGCCGGGAAAGGATATCCTGCGATTTTGAAGAGGCAGCAGAACCTGTTCTCATCCAAGAAGGACTTAAGAACACAGGATGTGCAATCATTTTCTTGCTGATGTACTTTTTTGGAATGGCCAGTTCCATCTGGTGGGTTATTCTGACGCTCACTTGGTTTTTGGCCGCGGGACTCAAATGGGGTCACGAGGCCATCGAGATGCACAGCTCTTATTTCCACATTGCTGCCTGGGCCATCCCTGCTGTGAAAACCATTGTCATCTTGATTATGAGACTGGTGGATGCAGACGAACTGACCGGCCTGTGCTACGTCGGGAACCAAAACCTTGATGCCCTCACAGGCTTTGTGGTGGCTCCCCTCTTCACGTATTTGGTGATTGGAACCCTGTTTATCGCTGCTGGTTTAGTGGCCTTGTTCAAAATTCGATCCAATCTGCAAAAGGATGGGACAAAGACAGACAAGTTGGAAAGGCTGATGGTTAAGATCGGGGTCTTCTCCGTCCTGTACACGGTGCCTGCCACATGTGTGATTGCCTGCTATTTCTATGAAATCTCCAACTGGGCGCTCTTCCGGTATTCTGCAGATGACTCCAATATGGCGGTGGAGATGTTGAAGATTTTTATGTCTTTGCTGGTGGGCATCACCTCAGGCATGTGGATTTGGTCTGCCAAGACTCTGCACACCTGGCAGAAGTGTTCTAACAGATTGGTGAATTCTGGGAAGGTAAAGAGAGAAAAGCGAGGGAACGGTTGGGTGAAGCCTGGGAAAGGCAACGAAACTGTGGTATAA